A genomic window from Glycine soja cultivar W05 chromosome 10, ASM419377v2, whole genome shotgun sequence includes:
- the LOC114369388 gene encoding uncharacterized protein LOC114369388 isoform X3: MAEKKNPEQEEQHRFPVLTVLKNNAILKNIFIVLDEHDEDQTVLIGRHPNCNIVLTHPSVSRFHLRIRSNPSSRTLSLVDLASVQGTWVRGRKLEPGVSVELKEGDTFTVGISTRIYRLSWAPLTQLGVVVPQQHQKEDEQENIIKDENLEHTAEQDIPMSEDIVSVCCDEERKIHSEDEALGVPNGTETSCFPTNSCVENIICDCQLSPPYIQSPPCAQPVDELDNTKKIEARLEVEMPGETNLLCTLREYLKHNICLPVVEAVQGTKMQQFQAPHDTFTGQPPSLEMHWSSFQINIDPSSFDEKHAAAVPVIPTESEFGCTHGDNDKVEGILTTAPRSFNSENTCLIVDEDIPDSEFHKMEVVEEVSVDSVPDGEKQDEMHGSSSPTNLDPAFLDEKHVAAVAVIPTESEFGCTYGDNDKVEDILTTGSRTFNSENTCLIVDKDIPDSEFHQMEVVEEISVDSVPDEEKQDECDEENLNGKSCREEGYSLDEVVEDNGNKCIKNIDPASFDGKGLTAVSVIPTEFEFGCTLGDNERIEDILEMESRTINSENTSLLDEKAIAVTKFQLVNIVEEGGYSLDEVVEDNGNKCIKNIDPASFDGKGLAAVTVIPSESEFGCTLGDNERIEDILEMESRTINSENTSLLDENAIAVTKFQVVNIVEEVAMDSISDGEKQDKCGKELESKLPASLNAKSCHEQGKSVAEIAEDTGKKCASSISSTSFQVESPNSSMPREQTPQSLTAVTRCSGGEFLENHVKPTEKSSAFGSIWSRCKPASAPLVQARKSRFMSTAKVGTEVKRSNEKNVAINKLMPKDLSAVFDEEKEAFILNKENLSPNTYHLQFMRKRDKPEEIKHSISQRSPNLSYFSPRIYLDKRISSVSNKVNQTPKVAQEWKSQRKPLQCHINLVHEQDMMELKKNRVEKVAPFPSLMNSGGNHKSVTVSAAKSIDDVPICGQISNKCTKTSQHTSREQKRSWDMVVDTASLLNKESRKALQLLQGLKGTRLIIPSLVIRELGSMKQKFRIFRTTSEASLALEWIEECLEKTRWWIHIQSSMEEFRLTALTHHASPQTRFIEESWAFPGFTLKKCASPKVEDHILDSALQYGRKENVGQLVLLSSDVSLKIKSMAKGLLCETVQQFRQSLVNPFSERFMWPKSSPRGLTWSCQDDLVLREKYCGLPSKAGLKLITFHD, from the exons aTGGCAGAAAAGAAGAACCCAGAACAAGAAGAACAACACCGATTCCCAGTTCTGACAGTGCTCAAGAACAACGCAATCCTCAAGAACATCTTCATCGTACTCGATGAACACGACGAGGATCAGACGGTTCTGATTGGACGACACCCTAACTGCAACATCGTCCTCACGCACCCCAGCGTGAGCCGCTTCCACCTCAGGATTCGCTCCAACCCCTCTTCCCGCACTCTTTCACTCGTTGATTTGGCTTCTG TGCAGGGTACGTGGGTGCGTGGGAGGAAGCTCGAGCCAGGAGTGAGTGTAGAATTGAAGGAAGGTGACACCTTCACTGTTGGGATTTCCACTAGGATTTATCGTCTCAGCTGGGCTCCTCTTACCCAATTGGGTGTCGTTGTGCCCCAACAACATCAAAAAGAAGATGAACAAGAAAACATAATCAAG GATGAGAATTTGGAACACACTGCAGAACAAGATATTCCGATGTCTGAAGACATTGTTTCTGTTTGTTGTGATGAAGAAAGGAAGATCCATTCTGAAGATGAGGCATTGGGAGTTCCCAATGGAACTGAAACATCATGTTTTCCTACAAACTCTTGTGTTGAAAACATAATTTGTGACTGTCAATTATCACCCCCATACATACAATCACCCCCTTGTGCACAACCGGTTGATGAGCTTGATAACACCAAGAAAATTGAAGCTCGTCTCGAAGTGGAGATGCCTGGAGAAACTAATTTGCTTTGCACATTGAGGGAATATTTGAAACACAACATATGTCTGCCAGTTGTGGAAGCAGTCCAGGGGACCAAGATGCAGCAATTTCAAGCCCCACATGATACTTTTACCGGACAACCACCTTCCTTGGAAATGCATTGGTCCAGCtttcaaataaatattgatCCTTCGTCTTTTGATGAAAAACATGCTGCTGCAGTGCCTGTAATACCTACAGAATCTGAATTTGGATGCACACATGGAGATAATGACAAGGTTGAAGGTATTTTAACTACTGCACCAAGAAGTTTCAATTCTGAGAACACATGTTTGATAGTTGACGAAGATATCCCTGATTCTGAATTTCATAAAATGGAAGTTGTTGAAGAAGTTTCTGTGGATTCAGTACCTGATGGAGAAAAACAAGATGAAATGCATGGGTCAAGCTCACCTACAAATCTTGATCCCGCGTTTTTAGATGAAAAACATGTTGCTGCAGTGGCTGTAATACCTACAGAATCTGAATTTGGATGCACATACGGAGATAATGACAAAGTTGAAGATATTTTAACTACTGGATCAAGAACATTCAATTCTGAGAACACATGCTTGATAGTTGACAAAGATATTCCTGATTCTGAATTTCATCAAATGGAAGTTGTTGAAGAAATATCTGTGGATTCAGTACCTGATGAAGAAAAACAAGATGAATGCGATGAAGAGAACCTGAATGGTAAATCTTGCCGTGAGGAAGGGTACTCACTAGATGAAGTAGTTGAAGATAATGGAAACAAATGCATTAAAAACATAGATCCTGCATCTTTTGATGGAAAGGGCTTGACTGCAGTATCTGTAATACCCACAGAATTTGAATTTGGATGCACACTCGGAGATAATGAAAGGATTGAAGATATTTTAGAAATGGAGTCAAGAACTATCAATTCTGAGAACACATCCTTACTAGATGAGAAAGCTATTGCTGTTACCAAATTTCAACTAGTCAATATTGTTGAGGAAGGGGGGTACTCACTGGATGAAGTAGTTGAAGATAATGGAAACAAATGCATTAAAAACATAG ATCCTGCATCTTTTGATGGAAAGGGCTTGGCTGCAGTAACTGTAATACCCTCAGAATCTGAATTTGGATGCACACTCGGAGATAATGAAAGGATTGAAGATATTTTAGAAATGGAGTCAAGAACTATCAATTCTGAAAACACATCCTTGCTAGATGAGAATGCTATTGCTGTTACCAAATTTCAAGTAGTCAATATTGTTGAAGAAGTTGCTATGGATTCAATATCTGATGGAGAAAAACAAGATAAATGTGGGAAGGAGTTGGAGTCAAAGTTGCCGGCTTCCCTGAATGCGAAGTCCTGTCACGAACAAGGTAAGTCAGTGGCTGAGATAGCTGAAGATACTGGAAAAAAATGTGCAAGCAGCATCTCCTCCACATCATTTCAAGTAGAATCACCAAATTCTTCGATGCCTCGGGAACAGACCCCTCAATCTCTCACTGCTGTGACAAGATGCTCTGGAGGGGAGTTCCTTGAAAACCATGTCAAACCAACAGAGAAAAGCTCAGCCTTTGGCAGTATCTGGTCAAGGTGTAAGCCTGCTAGTGCTCCCCTAGTTCAAGCCAGAAAGAGTAGATTTATGAGCACAGCTAAGGTTGGCACTGAAGTTAAAAGGAGTAATGAGAAGAATGTtgccataaataaattaatgccgAAGGATCTTTCTGCTGTTTTTGATGAGGAGAAAGaagcattcattctaaataaggAAAATTTAAGCCCAAATACCTATCACTTGCAGTTTATGAGAAAGAGAGATAAGCCAGAAGAAATTAAACATTCCATATCACAAAGGTCACCCAATTTGAGCTATTTTAGTCCCAGGATCTATTTAGACAAAAGAATAAGCAGTGTTTCAAACAAAGTGAACCAGACTCCAAAAGTAGCTCAAGAATGGAAGTCACAAAGAAAGCCTCTTCAATGTCATATCAACTTGGTCCATGAGCAAGATATGATGGAGTTAAAAAAGAACAGAGTGGAAAAGGTAGCACCCTTCCCATCACTAATGAACTCAGGAGGGAACCATAAATCAGTGACTGTTTCTGCTGCAAAAAGCATTGATGATGTGCCTATTTGTGGACAGATTTCAAATAAGTGCACTAAAACTTCT cAGCATACTAGTAGAGAACAAAAGAGGAGCTGGGACATGGTTGTAGACACTGCTTCTCTTCTGAACAAGGAGTCAAGGAAAGCTTTGCAGCTTCTACAAGGCCTCAAGGGGACTCGTTTAATCATTCCAAGTTTGG TCATAAGGGAACTCGGCAGCATGAAgcaaaaatttagaattttcagAACAACTTCAGAGGCTTCTTTGGCATTAGAGTGGATTGAAGAATGCTTGGAGAAAACAAGGTGGTGGATTCATATCCAAAGCTCAATGGAGGAGTTCAGGCTGACAGCTCTAACCCATCATGCTTCTCCTCAGACTCGGTTTATTGAAGAGAGTTGGGCTTTTCCTGGTTTCACCTTGAAGAAATGTGCTTCACCTAAAGTTGAAGATCACATCCTTGACTCTGCCCTTCAATATGGAAGAAAGGAGAATGTTGGACAACTTGTCCTTCTTAGTAGTGATGtctcattgaaaataaaatccatGGCAAAG GGGTTGCTATGTGAGACAGTGCAACAATTTCGGCAGAGTTTAGTGAACCCCTTCTCTGAGAGGTTCATGTGGCCAAAGAGCTCTCCTCGAGGACTGACTTGGTCTTGCCAAGATGATTTAGTTTTAAGGGAGAAATATTGTGGATTGCCATCAAAAGCTGGTTTGAAGCTCATTACTTTCCATGATTAG
- the LOC114369388 gene encoding FHA domain-containing protein PS1-like isoform X1, whose product MAEKKNPEQEEQHRFPVLTVLKNNAILKNIFIVLDEHDEDQTVLIGRHPNCNIVLTHPSVSRFHLRIRSNPSSRTLSLVDLASVQGTWVRGRKLEPGVSVELKEGDTFTVGISTRIYRLSWAPLTQLGVVVPQQHQKEDEQENIIKDENLEHTAEQDIPMSEDIVSVCCDEERKIHSEDEALGVPNGTETSCFPTNSCVENIICDCQLSPPYIQSPPCAQPVDELDNTKKIEARLEVEMPGETNLLCTLREYLKHNICLPVVEAVQGTKMQQFQAPHDTFTGQPPSLEMHWSSFQINIDPSSFDEKHAAAVPVIPTESEFGCTHGDNDKVEGILTTAPRSFNSENTCLIVDEDIPDSEFHKMEVVEEVSVDSVPDGEKQDEMHGSSSPTNLDPAFLDEKHVAAVAVIPTESEFGCTYGDNDKVEDILTTGSRTFNSENTCLIVDKDIPDSEFHQMEVVEEISVDSVPDEEKQDECDEENLNGKSCREEGYSLDEVVEDNGNKCIKNIDPASFDGKGLTAVSVIPTEFEFGCTLGDNERIEDILEMESRTINSENTSLLDEKAIAVTKFQLVNIVEEGGYSLDEVVEDNGNKCIKNIDPASFDGKGLAAVTVIPSESEFGCTLGDNERIEDILEMESRTINSENTSLLDENAIAVTKFQVVNIVEEVAMDSISDGNKCIKNIDPASFDGKGLAAVTVIPSESEFGCTLGDNERIEDILEMESRTINSENTSLLDENAIAVTKFQVVNIVEEVAMDSISDGEKQDKCGKELESKLPASLNAKSCHEQGKSVAEIAEDTGKKCASSISSTSFQVESPNSSMPREQTPQSLTAVTRCSGGEFLENHVKPTEKSSAFGSIWSRCKPASAPLVQARKSRFMSTAKVGTEVKRSNEKNVAINKLMPKDLSAVFDEEKEAFILNKENLSPNTYHLQFMRKRDKPEEIKHSISQRSPNLSYFSPRIYLDKRISSVSNKVNQTPKVAQEWKSQRKPLQCHINLVHEQDMMELKKNRVEKVAPFPSLMNSGGNHKSVTVSAAKSIDDVPICGQISNKCTKTSQHTSREQKRSWDMVVDTASLLNKESRKALQLLQGLKGTRLIIPSLVIRELGSMKQKFRIFRTTSEASLALEWIEECLEKTRWWIHIQSSMEEFRLTALTHHASPQTRFIEESWAFPGFTLKKCASPKVEDHILDSALQYGRKENVGQLVLLSSDVSLKIKSMAKGLLCETVQQFRQSLVNPFSERFMWPKSSPRGLTWSCQDDLVLREKYCGLPSKAGLKLITFHD is encoded by the exons aTGGCAGAAAAGAAGAACCCAGAACAAGAAGAACAACACCGATTCCCAGTTCTGACAGTGCTCAAGAACAACGCAATCCTCAAGAACATCTTCATCGTACTCGATGAACACGACGAGGATCAGACGGTTCTGATTGGACGACACCCTAACTGCAACATCGTCCTCACGCACCCCAGCGTGAGCCGCTTCCACCTCAGGATTCGCTCCAACCCCTCTTCCCGCACTCTTTCACTCGTTGATTTGGCTTCTG TGCAGGGTACGTGGGTGCGTGGGAGGAAGCTCGAGCCAGGAGTGAGTGTAGAATTGAAGGAAGGTGACACCTTCACTGTTGGGATTTCCACTAGGATTTATCGTCTCAGCTGGGCTCCTCTTACCCAATTGGGTGTCGTTGTGCCCCAACAACATCAAAAAGAAGATGAACAAGAAAACATAATCAAG GATGAGAATTTGGAACACACTGCAGAACAAGATATTCCGATGTCTGAAGACATTGTTTCTGTTTGTTGTGATGAAGAAAGGAAGATCCATTCTGAAGATGAGGCATTGGGAGTTCCCAATGGAACTGAAACATCATGTTTTCCTACAAACTCTTGTGTTGAAAACATAATTTGTGACTGTCAATTATCACCCCCATACATACAATCACCCCCTTGTGCACAACCGGTTGATGAGCTTGATAACACCAAGAAAATTGAAGCTCGTCTCGAAGTGGAGATGCCTGGAGAAACTAATTTGCTTTGCACATTGAGGGAATATTTGAAACACAACATATGTCTGCCAGTTGTGGAAGCAGTCCAGGGGACCAAGATGCAGCAATTTCAAGCCCCACATGATACTTTTACCGGACAACCACCTTCCTTGGAAATGCATTGGTCCAGCtttcaaataaatattgatCCTTCGTCTTTTGATGAAAAACATGCTGCTGCAGTGCCTGTAATACCTACAGAATCTGAATTTGGATGCACACATGGAGATAATGACAAGGTTGAAGGTATTTTAACTACTGCACCAAGAAGTTTCAATTCTGAGAACACATGTTTGATAGTTGACGAAGATATCCCTGATTCTGAATTTCATAAAATGGAAGTTGTTGAAGAAGTTTCTGTGGATTCAGTACCTGATGGAGAAAAACAAGATGAAATGCATGGGTCAAGCTCACCTACAAATCTTGATCCCGCGTTTTTAGATGAAAAACATGTTGCTGCAGTGGCTGTAATACCTACAGAATCTGAATTTGGATGCACATACGGAGATAATGACAAAGTTGAAGATATTTTAACTACTGGATCAAGAACATTCAATTCTGAGAACACATGCTTGATAGTTGACAAAGATATTCCTGATTCTGAATTTCATCAAATGGAAGTTGTTGAAGAAATATCTGTGGATTCAGTACCTGATGAAGAAAAACAAGATGAATGCGATGAAGAGAACCTGAATGGTAAATCTTGCCGTGAGGAAGGGTACTCACTAGATGAAGTAGTTGAAGATAATGGAAACAAATGCATTAAAAACATAGATCCTGCATCTTTTGATGGAAAGGGCTTGACTGCAGTATCTGTAATACCCACAGAATTTGAATTTGGATGCACACTCGGAGATAATGAAAGGATTGAAGATATTTTAGAAATGGAGTCAAGAACTATCAATTCTGAGAACACATCCTTACTAGATGAGAAAGCTATTGCTGTTACCAAATTTCAACTAGTCAATATTGTTGAGGAAGGGGGGTACTCACTGGATGAAGTAGTTGAAGATAATGGAAACAAATGCATTAAAAACATAGATCCTGCATCTTTTGATGGAAAGGGCTTGGCTGCAGTAACTGTAATACCCTCAGAATCTGAATTTGGATGCACACTCGGAGATAATGAAAGGATTGAAGATATTTTAGAAATGGAGTCAAGAACTATCAATTCTGAGAACACATCCTTGCTAGATGAGAATGCTATTGCTGTTACCAAATTTCAAGTAGTCAATATTGTTGAAGAAGTTGCTATGGATTCAATATCTGATGGAAACAAATGCATTAAAAACATAGATCCTGCATCTTTTGATGGAAAGGGCTTGGCTGCAGTAACTGTAATACCCTCAGAATCTGAATTTGGATGCACACTCGGAGATAATGAAAGGATTGAAGATATTTTAGAAATGGAGTCAAGAACTATCAATTCTGAAAACACATCCTTGCTAGATGAGAATGCTATTGCTGTTACCAAATTTCAAGTAGTCAATATTGTTGAAGAAGTTGCTATGGATTCAATATCTGATGGAGAAAAACAAGATAAATGTGGGAAGGAGTTGGAGTCAAAGTTGCCGGCTTCCCTGAATGCGAAGTCCTGTCACGAACAAGGTAAGTCAGTGGCTGAGATAGCTGAAGATACTGGAAAAAAATGTGCAAGCAGCATCTCCTCCACATCATTTCAAGTAGAATCACCAAATTCTTCGATGCCTCGGGAACAGACCCCTCAATCTCTCACTGCTGTGACAAGATGCTCTGGAGGGGAGTTCCTTGAAAACCATGTCAAACCAACAGAGAAAAGCTCAGCCTTTGGCAGTATCTGGTCAAGGTGTAAGCCTGCTAGTGCTCCCCTAGTTCAAGCCAGAAAGAGTAGATTTATGAGCACAGCTAAGGTTGGCACTGAAGTTAAAAGGAGTAATGAGAAGAATGTtgccataaataaattaatgccgAAGGATCTTTCTGCTGTTTTTGATGAGGAGAAAGaagcattcattctaaataaggAAAATTTAAGCCCAAATACCTATCACTTGCAGTTTATGAGAAAGAGAGATAAGCCAGAAGAAATTAAACATTCCATATCACAAAGGTCACCCAATTTGAGCTATTTTAGTCCCAGGATCTATTTAGACAAAAGAATAAGCAGTGTTTCAAACAAAGTGAACCAGACTCCAAAAGTAGCTCAAGAATGGAAGTCACAAAGAAAGCCTCTTCAATGTCATATCAACTTGGTCCATGAGCAAGATATGATGGAGTTAAAAAAGAACAGAGTGGAAAAGGTAGCACCCTTCCCATCACTAATGAACTCAGGAGGGAACCATAAATCAGTGACTGTTTCTGCTGCAAAAAGCATTGATGATGTGCCTATTTGTGGACAGATTTCAAATAAGTGCACTAAAACTTCT cAGCATACTAGTAGAGAACAAAAGAGGAGCTGGGACATGGTTGTAGACACTGCTTCTCTTCTGAACAAGGAGTCAAGGAAAGCTTTGCAGCTTCTACAAGGCCTCAAGGGGACTCGTTTAATCATTCCAAGTTTGG TCATAAGGGAACTCGGCAGCATGAAgcaaaaatttagaattttcagAACAACTTCAGAGGCTTCTTTGGCATTAGAGTGGATTGAAGAATGCTTGGAGAAAACAAGGTGGTGGATTCATATCCAAAGCTCAATGGAGGAGTTCAGGCTGACAGCTCTAACCCATCATGCTTCTCCTCAGACTCGGTTTATTGAAGAGAGTTGGGCTTTTCCTGGTTTCACCTTGAAGAAATGTGCTTCACCTAAAGTTGAAGATCACATCCTTGACTCTGCCCTTCAATATGGAAGAAAGGAGAATGTTGGACAACTTGTCCTTCTTAGTAGTGATGtctcattgaaaataaaatccatGGCAAAG GGGTTGCTATGTGAGACAGTGCAACAATTTCGGCAGAGTTTAGTGAACCCCTTCTCTGAGAGGTTCATGTGGCCAAAGAGCTCTCCTCGAGGACTGACTTGGTCTTGCCAAGATGATTTAGTTTTAAGGGAGAAATATTGTGGATTGCCATCAAAAGCTGGTTTGAAGCTCATTACTTTCCATGATTAG